A DNA window from Ranitomeya imitator isolate aRanImi1 chromosome 2, aRanImi1.pri, whole genome shotgun sequence contains the following coding sequences:
- the LOC138663580 gene encoding oocyte zinc finger protein XlCOF22-like — MDMDRDKMAERILHLTLEILFRLTGEDYTVVKKTSSERCQNPVSEGWGRSLSPITGLQPHPLMHEGINDQKILELTYKMIELLTGEVPLRCQDVAIYFSMEEWEYLEGHKELYQDVIMEVYQPLTSPDLSSKRTTPGRCPRPLLPQDCKPEDPNVPQDHQDEDVTHINTTETYVRGDEQCKEEIPTYDYPDYCTRRSKEQQTSSIFKSDDLEIPQDTTEANVITTDIPSSIHSKDLSSESLKQVLSSDSLATTKENRSHKISIKTRNTLKSKKPFSCSEYENSFPIEKSFLKHPKIHTVEKRFSCSWCVKCFKYKSHLVRHQRSHTGEKPYSCSECEKCFNQKWNLVIHQRTHTGEKPFSCSECDKYFHDKSHLVKHQRTHTVKKSFSCSECGKCFTQKSDLNKHHKIHTGEKPFSCSECEKCFIEKYTLVKHQRTHTGVKPFSCSECGKCFNKKSNLVIHERNHTGEGMFSCSECGKCFNEKSGLVKHQRTHTGEKPFSCSECEKCFNEKSDLVKHQRTHTGEKPFPCSECMKCFNQKSGLKRHQRTHSGKKPYSCSECQKCFVKKSHLLSHQRIHVLEKPRSCL, encoded by the exons atggatatggacagagacaagatggcggagaggatattacacctcaccctagagatcctcttccggcttactggagag gattacacagtagtgaagaagacctctagtgagcgctgtcagaaccctgtgtctgagggatggggaagatccttgagcccaatcacagggcttCAACCTCACCCATTGATGCATGAgggcatcaatgaccagaagatcctagaactcacctacaagatgattgagctgctgactggagag GTTCCTTTAAGATGTCAGGATGTCGCCatttatttctccatggaggagtgggagtatttagaaggacacaaagaactGTACCAGGATGTCATAATGGAGGTttaccagcccctcacatcaccag atctatccagtaagaggaccacACCagggagatgtccccgtcctcttcttccacaggactgtaaaccagaagatcccaatgttcctcaggatcatcag gatgaagatgtgacccatattaatactacagagacatacgtgaggggtgatgagcagtgtaaagaggagattcctacatatgactacccag attactgtaccaggagatcaaagGAACAacagacatcttcaatttttaaatcagatgatcttgagatcccacaggatacaactGAAGCGAATGTCATTActacagatataccatcatccattcacagcaaagatctctcATCTGAGtctttgaaacaggtcctgtcttctgattcattagcgACAACTAAGGAAAATcggagtcacaaaataagcattaaaaccaGAAATACTCTGAAGTcaaagaaaccattttcatgttcagaatatgaAAACAGTTTTCCCATtgaaaagtcttttcttaaacatccAAAAATTCACACAGTGGAGAAAAGATTTTCTTGTTCTTGGTGTGTCAAATGTTTTAAGtacaaatcacatcttgttagacaccaacgcagtcacacaggagagaagccatattcatgttcagaatgtgaaaaatgttttaaccagaaatggaatcttgttatacaccaaagaacccacacaggggagaagcctttttcatgttcagaatgtgacaaATATTTTCATGATAAATcgcatttggttaagcaccagagaacccacacagtgaagaagtctttttcatgttcagaatgtggaaaatgttttacacagaaatcagattTAAATAAGCACcataaaattcacacaggggagaagcctttttcatgttcagaatgtgagaaatgcttTATCGAGAAATATACTttagttaagcaccagagaactcacacaggggtaaagccattttcatgttcagaatgtgggaaatgttttaacaagaaatcgaATCTTGTTATACATGAAagaaatcacacaggagaggggatgttttcatgttcagaatgtgggaaatgttttaatgaaAAATCaggtttggttaagcaccagagaactcatacaggggagaagcctttttcatgttcagaatgtgagaaatgttttaatgagaaatcagatttggttaagcaccagagaactcacacaggggagaagccttttccatgttcagaatgtatgaaatgttttaatcagaaatcaggtTTAAAAaggcaccagagaacccactcagggaagaagccttattcatgttcggAGTGCCAGAAATGTTTTGTAAAGAAATCACATCTTCTTAGCCACCAAAGAATTCACGTATTGGAGAAGCCTCGATCTTGTTTATAA